A window of Lysobacter terrestris contains these coding sequences:
- the mnmA gene encoding tRNA 2-thiouridine(34) synthase MnmA, giving the protein MSTARTIVGMSGGVDSSVAALRLRDAGEPIAGLFMQNWADDGSGDCRAEDDRRDAVAVCGRLGIPVHFRDFSREYWDGVFAHFLAEYAAGRTPNPDVLCNREIKFKYFLDAAHELGAEYIATGHYARVAHEGGQARLLKAADRSKDQSYFLHQLGQKQLSATRFPLGEILKSDVRAIARDAGLQTHAKKDSTGICFIGERDFREFLARYLPARTGEMRTPEGHSLGEHAGVFYFTLGQREGLNIGGVRGFEPAPWYVVGKDVASNVLYVDQGVDSPYLYSRALRSEAAHWIAGAPPSPRFQCHAQTRYRQPDQACEVIVRDDGTMDVHFSEPQRAVTPGQSLVLYDGDVCLGGAVIASTDAALEQRLREHAA; this is encoded by the coding sequence ATGAGCACGGCACGCACCATCGTGGGCATGTCGGGTGGCGTGGATTCGTCCGTAGCCGCCCTGCGCCTGCGCGACGCCGGCGAACCGATCGCCGGCCTTTTCATGCAGAACTGGGCCGACGACGGCAGCGGCGACTGCCGCGCCGAGGACGACCGCCGCGACGCCGTCGCGGTCTGCGGCCGCCTAGGCATCCCCGTGCACTTCCGCGACTTCTCCCGCGAATACTGGGACGGGGTGTTCGCGCACTTCCTCGCCGAATACGCCGCGGGCCGCACGCCGAACCCGGACGTGCTGTGCAACCGCGAAATCAAGTTCAAGTATTTCCTCGACGCGGCGCACGAGCTGGGCGCGGAATACATCGCGACCGGCCATTACGCGCGCGTCGCGCACGAGGGCGGCCAGGCCCGGCTGCTGAAGGCCGCCGACCGCAGCAAGGACCAGAGCTACTTCCTGCATCAGCTCGGCCAGAAGCAGTTGTCGGCGACCCGCTTCCCGCTCGGCGAGATTCTTAAGAGCGACGTACGCGCCATCGCCCGCGACGCCGGCCTGCAGACCCACGCCAAGAAGGATTCCACCGGCATCTGCTTCATCGGCGAGCGCGACTTCCGCGAATTCCTCGCCCGCTACCTGCCCGCCCGCACCGGCGAGATGCGCACGCCCGAAGGCCATAGCCTCGGCGAGCACGCCGGCGTCTTCTACTTCACGCTCGGACAGCGCGAAGGACTGAACATCGGCGGCGTGCGCGGCTTCGAGCCGGCGCCCTGGTACGTGGTCGGCAAGGACGTGGCGAGCAACGTGCTGTACGTCGACCAGGGCGTGGACAGCCCGTACCTGTACTCGCGCGCGTTGCGCTCGGAAGCCGCGCACTGGATCGCCGGCGCCCCGCCCTCCCCGCGTTTCCAGTGCCACGCGCAGACGCGCTACCGCCAGCCGGACCAGGCGTGCGAAGTGATCGTGCGCGACGACGGCACGATGGACGTCCATTTCTCCGAACCGCAACGCGCGGTCACCCCCGGGCAATCCCTCGTGCTCTACGACGGCGATGTCTGCCTCGGCGGCGCCGTGATCGCCTCCACCGACGCCGCGCTGGAACAGCGCCTCCGGGAACACGCTGCATGA
- the infA gene encoding translation initiation factor IF-1, which translates to MAKDDVIEFEGTVAETLPNTMFRVRLENGHEIIAHISGRMRKNYIRILTGDKVKVEMTPYDLTKGRITYRMK; encoded by the coding sequence ATGGCAAAAGACGATGTGATCGAATTCGAGGGCACGGTGGCGGAAACCCTTCCGAACACCATGTTCCGCGTGCGCCTCGAGAACGGCCACGAGATCATTGCCCACATCTCCGGCCGCATGCGCAAGAACTACATCCGCATCCTGACCGGCGACAAGGTGAAGGTCGAAATGACCCCGTACGACCTGACCAAGGGTCGCATCACCTACCGCATGAAGTGA
- the clpA gene encoding ATP-dependent Clp protease ATP-binding subunit ClpA, with protein MFSKDLEYSIGQCYKRAREARHEFMTVEHLLLALLDNPSAEAVLKACHADFPRLRTDLEQAISTSVARLADDDGRDTQPTLGFQRVLQRAVYHVQSSGKKEVTGANVLVAIFGEKDSHAVYFLNQQDIARLDVVNYLSHGIAKQGGDESSPQPDEGDARQGEAGEGEVKGDALAEFAVNLNQLAREGRIDPLVGRVNEVERTIQVLCRRRKNNPLYVGEAGVGKTAIAEGLAKRIVDGDVPEVLADATIYSLDLGALVAGTKYRGDFEKRLKAVLAQLKKLPDTILFIDEIHTIIGAGSASGGTMDASNLIKPALASGELRCIGSTTFQEYRGIFEKDRALARRFQKIDIVEPTVGETVEILQGLKPRYEQHHGVTYADEALQAAVDLSVKHLGDRLLPDKAIDVIDEAGARQRLLPDDQRKTLIDTEEIETIVAKMARIPTKQVSASDKDVLRNLERNLKMVIFGQDPAIDTLTSAIKLARSGLGNPDKPIGNFLFAGPTGVGKTEVTKQLALQLGIELVRFDMSEYMEPHSVSRLIGAPPGYVGFDQGGLLTEKIVKTPHCVLLLDEVEKAHPDIFNILLQVMDRGILTDTNGREANFKNVVLVMTTNAGAAQASRRSIGFTRQDHSTDAMEVIRRAFSPEFRNRLDAVVQFQALGFEHILRVVDKFLIELEAQLHEKNVTLTATPTARDWLAQHGFDPLMGARPMARVIQDKIKRPLADELLFGKLVGGGRVTIDVRDEELVVEAQPEPEKLLPVTV; from the coding sequence ATGTTCAGCAAGGACCTCGAATACAGCATCGGCCAGTGCTACAAGCGCGCCCGCGAGGCGCGCCATGAGTTCATGACGGTCGAGCACCTGTTGCTTGCGTTGCTCGACAACCCGTCGGCCGAAGCCGTACTGAAAGCGTGCCACGCGGACTTCCCGCGGCTGCGCACCGACCTCGAGCAGGCCATTTCCACGTCGGTCGCGCGGCTCGCCGACGACGATGGGCGGGACACCCAGCCGACGCTCGGGTTCCAGCGCGTGCTGCAGCGCGCCGTCTACCACGTCCAGTCCTCGGGCAAGAAGGAAGTCACCGGCGCCAACGTGCTGGTGGCGATCTTTGGCGAGAAGGACTCGCACGCCGTCTATTTCCTCAACCAGCAGGACATCGCACGCCTGGATGTCGTCAATTACCTCTCCCACGGCATCGCCAAGCAGGGCGGCGACGAGTCGTCCCCGCAGCCGGACGAAGGTGATGCGCGCCAGGGCGAGGCCGGCGAGGGCGAGGTCAAGGGCGATGCCCTGGCCGAGTTCGCGGTCAACCTCAACCAGCTGGCCCGCGAGGGCCGGATTGACCCGCTGGTGGGACGCGTCAACGAAGTCGAGCGCACGATCCAGGTCCTGTGCCGCCGTCGCAAGAACAATCCGCTCTACGTCGGCGAGGCCGGCGTAGGCAAGACCGCGATCGCCGAAGGCCTGGCCAAGCGCATCGTCGACGGCGACGTGCCGGAGGTGCTGGCCGACGCGACGATCTATTCGCTCGACCTGGGCGCGCTGGTCGCCGGCACCAAGTACCGCGGCGACTTCGAGAAGCGCCTGAAGGCCGTGCTCGCGCAGCTGAAGAAACTGCCCGACACCATCCTCTTCATCGACGAGATCCACACGATCATCGGCGCCGGTTCCGCCTCGGGCGGCACCATGGATGCGTCCAACCTGATCAAGCCGGCGCTGGCGTCGGGCGAGCTGCGCTGCATCGGCTCGACCACGTTCCAGGAATACCGCGGCATCTTCGAGAAGGACCGGGCGCTGGCCCGCCGCTTCCAGAAGATCGACATCGTCGAACCGACGGTGGGCGAGACCGTGGAAATCCTGCAGGGCCTCAAGCCCCGCTACGAACAGCACCACGGCGTCACCTACGCCGACGAAGCGCTGCAGGCCGCGGTCGACCTTTCCGTGAAGCACCTGGGCGACCGGCTGCTGCCGGACAAGGCCATCGACGTGATCGACGAAGCCGGTGCCCGCCAGCGCCTGCTGCCGGACGACCAGCGCAAGACGCTGATCGACACCGAGGAAATCGAAACCATCGTTGCCAAGATGGCGCGTATCCCGACCAAGCAGGTGTCGGCGTCGGACAAGGACGTGCTCAGGAACCTCGAGCGCAACCTGAAGATGGTGATCTTCGGCCAGGATCCGGCGATCGATACCCTGACCTCGGCGATCAAGCTCGCCCGCTCGGGCCTGGGCAATCCGGACAAGCCGATCGGCAACTTCCTCTTCGCCGGTCCCACCGGCGTGGGCAAGACCGAGGTGACCAAGCAGCTCGCGCTGCAGCTGGGCATCGAGCTGGTCCGCTTCGACATGTCCGAATACATGGAGCCGCATTCGGTCAGCCGCCTGATCGGCGCGCCCCCGGGTTACGTCGGCTTCGACCAGGGCGGTCTGCTGACCGAGAAGATCGTCAAGACGCCGCACTGCGTGCTGCTGCTGGACGAGGTGGAAAAGGCGCATCCGGACATCTTCAACATCCTGTTGCAGGTCATGGATCGCGGCATCCTCACCGATACCAACGGCCGCGAAGCCAACTTCAAGAACGTGGTGCTGGTGATGACGACCAATGCCGGCGCGGCCCAGGCCTCGCGGCGCTCGATCGGGTTCACCCGCCAGGACCATTCGACCGATGCGATGGAAGTGATCCGTCGCGCCTTCAGCCCGGAGTTCCGCAACCGCCTCGACGCGGTGGTGCAGTTCCAGGCGCTGGGCTTCGAACACATCCTGCGCGTGGTCGACAAGTTCCTGATCGAACTAGAAGCCCAGCTGCACGAGAAGAACGTGACGCTGACGGCGACGCCGACCGCCCGCGACTGGCTGGCCCAGCATGGCTTCGACCCGCTGATGGGCGCACGGCCGATGGCCCGCGTGATCCAGGACAAGATCAAGCGCCCGCTGGCGGACGAACTGCTGTTCGGCAAGCTGGTGGGCGGTGGTCGCGTCACCATCGACGTCCGCGACGAAGAGCTGGTCGTCGAAGCGCAGCCCGAGCCGGAGAAGCTGTTGCCGGTCACGGTGTGA
- the clpS gene encoding ATP-dependent Clp protease adapter ClpS, with protein sequence MTKRTEHEHSHGVMVETGKPEVARPPLYSVLLLNDDYTPMDFVVEVLMRFFSFNAEKATQIMLHVHTRGRGVCGVFTREVAESKVAQVNEYSRLNQHPLLCTMEKA encoded by the coding sequence ATGACGAAGAGGACCGAACACGAACACAGCCATGGCGTCATGGTCGAAACCGGCAAGCCGGAAGTCGCCCGCCCGCCGCTGTATTCCGTGCTGCTGCTGAACGACGACTACACCCCGATGGACTTCGTGGTGGAGGTGCTGATGCGCTTTTTCTCCTTCAATGCGGAAAAAGCGACCCAGATCATGCTGCACGTGCATACCCGGGGCCGCGGTGTTTGCGGCGTCTTCACCCGCGAAGTTGCCGAATCCAAAGTGGCGCAGGTGAACGAATATTCAAGGCTCAACCAGCACCCCTTGCTCTGCACGATGGAAAAGGCCTAA
- a CDS encoding GNAT family N-acetyltransferase, translated as MHPRVLSDLSSVDGAQWDALHDGSNPFVRHTFLAGLEQYGCLRAEWGWTPRHLTLWEGDELVAAAPGYAKDNSHGEFVFDHAWAHAYARYGQDYFPKWLCAVPYSPVTGPRLLATDAAHRRALLQAMRTLCGEQGYSSAHINFHAEPADAFDADWLARTDVQYHWRNDAGWRDFDDFLAAFDHKHRKNIRQERTKVARAGVRFRHVHGDEASAADLATMHGFYRRTFAEYGNHPALTLPFLQHLATAMPRALLLLLAERDGETIAGALCLRGGDTLHGRYWGASEHVPGLHFEACYYQGIEYCLREGLTRFEPGAQGEHKLARGFLPAFVHSRHWVADEAFREALRDWCGQETASVQRYAATLATHSPFRRG; from the coding sequence TTGCATCCCCGCGTACTGTCCGACCTTTCCAGCGTGGATGGGGCGCAGTGGGATGCACTCCATGACGGCAGCAACCCTTTCGTCCGTCACACCTTCCTCGCCGGGCTCGAACAATACGGTTGCCTACGCGCGGAGTGGGGATGGACACCCCGCCACCTGACCTTGTGGGAAGGCGATGAACTGGTGGCCGCCGCCCCCGGCTACGCCAAGGACAATTCGCACGGCGAGTTCGTGTTCGACCACGCCTGGGCGCACGCGTACGCGCGCTACGGGCAGGACTACTTCCCGAAGTGGTTGTGCGCCGTGCCCTACTCGCCCGTGACCGGGCCGCGCCTGCTGGCGACCGACGCGGCGCATCGCCGCGCCCTGCTGCAGGCCATGCGGACCCTGTGCGGTGAGCAAGGCTATTCCTCGGCGCATATCAACTTCCATGCCGAACCGGCGGATGCATTCGACGCGGACTGGCTGGCCCGCACCGACGTCCAGTACCACTGGCGCAACGACGCCGGGTGGCGGGACTTCGACGATTTCCTCGCCGCGTTCGACCACAAGCATCGCAAGAACATCCGCCAGGAGCGCACCAAGGTGGCGCGCGCCGGCGTGCGCTTCCGCCATGTCCACGGCGACGAGGCGAGCGCTGCCGACCTGGCGACGATGCATGGTTTCTACCGGCGGACGTTCGCCGAATACGGGAATCATCCGGCGCTGACACTGCCGTTCCTGCAGCACCTGGCCACGGCGATGCCGCGCGCCTTGCTGCTGCTGCTCGCCGAACGGGATGGCGAAACGATCGCCGGGGCGTTGTGCCTGCGCGGCGGCGATACGCTTCATGGCCGCTACTGGGGCGCGAGTGAGCACGTCCCCGGCCTGCATTTCGAGGCCTGCTACTACCAGGGCATCGAGTACTGCCTGCGCGAGGGCCTCACCCGCTTCGAACCCGGCGCGCAGGGCGAGCACAAGCTGGCGCGCGGCTTCCTGCCGGCCTTCGTGCACAGCCGCCACTGGGTCGCCGACGAAGCCTTCCGTGAAGCCCTGCGCGACTGGTGCGGGCAGGAGACGGCATCCGTGCAGCGCTATGCCGCCACGCTCGCCACGCACTCTCCGTTCCGGCGCGGCTGA
- a CDS encoding DUF489 family protein → MSDRMLALAGLVQALAQVRRIADTGQAHADVLVTALDSVFRIDATDAADVYGGERAVRTGLMLLRDYFNGAMPDEQLPRLALAVIQLERRFVRDEDMVERVLTGIRALDEAAQRLGASHPDVLTALGLLYADTLSHLRPRVLVQGNPHYLGQAAVVAEVRAVLLSAVRSAVLWRQLGGSLWDFLLRKRAMGHVVDELLA, encoded by the coding sequence ATGTCCGACCGCATGCTCGCCCTCGCCGGGCTGGTACAGGCGCTGGCACAGGTACGGCGCATCGCCGATACCGGGCAGGCCCACGCGGACGTGCTGGTGACGGCGCTCGATTCGGTGTTCCGCATCGACGCCACCGATGCCGCGGACGTCTACGGCGGTGAGCGCGCGGTCCGCACCGGCCTGATGCTGCTGCGCGACTACTTCAACGGCGCGATGCCCGACGAACAACTGCCGCGCCTTGCGCTCGCGGTGATCCAGCTCGAACGCCGCTTCGTCCGCGACGAGGACATGGTCGAACGCGTGCTCACCGGCATCCGTGCGCTGGACGAAGCCGCGCAGCGCCTGGGCGCGTCGCACCCCGACGTGCTCACGGCGCTGGGATTGCTGTACGCGGACACGCTCAGCCACCTGCGCCCGCGCGTCCTCGTGCAGGGCAACCCGCACTACCTCGGGCAGGCCGCCGTCGTGGCCGAGGTGCGCGCCGTGCTGCTGTCGGCCGTGCGCTCGGCGGTGCTGTGGCGACAGTTGGGCGGCAGCCTGTGGGACTTCCTGCTGCGCAAGCGGGCGATGGGGCATGTGGTGGACGAGTTGCTGGCCTGA
- a CDS encoding type III secretion system chaperone family protein: MRTFAAATLLFLAGSSIVNAAEPAKAATPSGDASVRQLLDRLEYKYDVDEEGDFRLTFGLDEKDDGRSQLVFVRSPVETYGAHQVREIWSPAYLATSDEFPAKVANRLLEASHESKLGSWAKQGRYAVFVVKLRADATAAELDDAVEAALRSADEMEQELTPGKDEF; this comes from the coding sequence ATGCGTACATTTGCCGCTGCCACGCTGCTGTTTCTCGCCGGTTCTTCCATCGTCAACGCGGCCGAACCGGCGAAAGCGGCCACCCCGTCGGGCGACGCCTCGGTGAGGCAGCTCCTGGACCGGCTGGAATACAAGTACGACGTGGACGAGGAAGGCGACTTCCGCCTGACCTTCGGCCTGGACGAGAAGGACGACGGTCGCAGCCAGCTCGTGTTCGTACGCTCGCCGGTGGAAACCTACGGCGCGCACCAGGTGCGCGAGATCTGGTCGCCCGCCTACCTGGCGACGAGCGACGAATTCCCGGCCAAGGTCGCCAACCGCCTGCTCGAGGCGTCGCACGAGAGCAAGCTGGGGAGCTGGGCCAAGCAGGGCCGTTACGCGGTGTTCGTGGTCAAGCTGCGTGCCGACGCGACGGCTGCCGAACTCGATGACGCCGTCGAGGCCGCCCTGCGCTCCGCCGACGAGATGGAGCAGGAGCTGACGCCCGGCAAGGACGAGTTCTGA
- a CDS encoding NUDIX hydrolase, with protein sequence MTYRQGRFWQPDVTVATVVVDDGRLLMVEETASGRLVLNQPAGHLEPDESLVAAALRETLEETGWDVRLTAFVGAYQWKAPETGRHYLRFAFAAEPLRHHPGRPLDEGIVRALWLTPGELQAEAARHRSPLVWRVVSDFLAGRRQPLEILQHLE encoded by the coding sequence ATGACCTACCGCCAAGGCCGCTTCTGGCAACCCGACGTGACCGTTGCGACGGTCGTGGTCGACGACGGCCGCCTGCTCATGGTGGAAGAGACGGCCAGTGGCCGCCTGGTGCTCAACCAGCCGGCGGGACACCTCGAACCCGACGAAAGCCTGGTCGCCGCCGCCCTGCGCGAGACGCTGGAGGAAACCGGCTGGGACGTGCGCCTGACCGCCTTCGTCGGCGCCTACCAGTGGAAGGCGCCGGAGACGGGGCGTCACTACCTGCGCTTCGCCTTCGCCGCCGAACCGCTCCGCCATCACCCCGGCCGCCCGCTCGATGAGGGCATCGTCCGGGCGCTGTGGCTCACGCCCGGCGAACTGCAGGCGGAAGCCGCGCGCCACCGCAGCCCGCTGGTGTGGCGGGTGGTGTCTGACTTCCTCGCCGGCCGGCGCCAGCCCCTGGAAATCCTGCAGCACCTGGAATGA
- the aat gene encoding leucyl/phenylalanyl-tRNA--protein transferase encodes MSIRLPALPADPEAPFPPGQTALRHPDGLLAIGGDLTPQRLLNAYRHGIFPWYSEDQPILWWCPDPRTVFRSDGVRLSSRFRRWLRHSDWQVRADTAFDGVIDACARMPRAGQRGTWITDEMIEAYRELHELGHAHSIEVFAGDRLVGGLYGVAIGRMFFGESMYSAESGGSKVALGALAQRMREWNWPLLDAQVENDHLLSMGAERWPRARFLATVAELTADSLAAPAGAWTERFGTLGAAELAPAGHD; translated from the coding sequence ATGTCGATCCGCTTGCCTGCATTGCCGGCCGACCCGGAGGCGCCCTTCCCGCCCGGGCAGACCGCACTGCGCCATCCGGACGGGCTGCTGGCGATCGGCGGCGATCTGACCCCCCAACGCCTGCTCAACGCCTACCGCCACGGCATTTTCCCCTGGTACTCGGAAGACCAGCCGATCCTGTGGTGGTGCCCCGACCCGCGCACCGTGTTCCGCAGCGACGGCGTGCGGCTGTCCTCGCGATTCCGGCGCTGGCTGCGCCACAGCGATTGGCAGGTCCGTGCCGACACGGCGTTCGACGGGGTCATCGATGCCTGCGCGCGGATGCCGCGCGCAGGCCAGCGCGGCACCTGGATCACCGACGAGATGATCGAGGCCTATCGCGAGCTGCACGAGCTCGGCCATGCGCACTCGATCGAGGTATTCGCCGGCGACCGCCTGGTCGGTGGGCTGTACGGCGTGGCGATCGGCCGGATGTTCTTCGGCGAGAGCATGTACAGCGCCGAGTCGGGTGGCTCCAAGGTCGCCCTTGGCGCCCTCGCCCAGCGGATGCGGGAGTGGAACTGGCCGCTGCTGGATGCGCAGGTCGAGAACGACCACCTGCTGTCGATGGGCGCCGAACGTTGGCCACGGGCGCGTTTCCTGGCCACCGTCGCGGAGCTGACAGCGGATTCCTTGGCGGCACCCGCCGGCGCGTGGACCGAACGCTTCGGCACGCTGGGCGCTGCTGAACTGGCGCCAGCCGGTCACGACTGA